The DNA segment CCAGGAGTGCACCTGCGCGTTCGTCTTCAACCAGACAGATGCGACAGGCTCCAATCGGGGTTAGATGGGGATCGTGGCACAGTGTGGGTATTTCTACACCAGATTCTCGCGCTAGTTCCAGTAAAGTCATTCCGGGGTGGCCGCTGACCTCAACTCCATCAAGTGTAATAGTAATAGCTTCCAATAGTAGTCTCCCTGACATTTAGGGGCTAGGCATCTTATAGGTCCGACACGGTTACATGTAGCATAAGGGCTCAGTCCGAAGCTGGAGCAGGCCTTTGCAGACGCTTTCCCACATAATGGACAGCCCTTATAGCATTCACCAGTTGAGCGCTTGCAGCTCGCTTAGGGATGAAACCATAAGCTCCTATCTGCTCGGCGGCAAGGATATTCTCCTCGTCGTCGTATTGAGATAACATCACAACTCTCGTTTGAGGGTATTTGTTATATATCTGCTTGGTCGCTTCTAGACCGTTCATTTCAGGCATCACTATATCCATTATCACAATGTCAGGGGAAAGATTACCTACTTTTTCCAGCGCATCTTTCCCATTCTCAGCTTGACCAATCACTTCAATGTCAGTTTGTAGCTCTAGTACAGATTTGATGCCGTCCCTGACTACCCAATGGTCATCCACTATCAGCACTTTTATGCGCTTGGTTGCCCTTTCCAGAATTGTATGGGCTCTGGAGGCTAACGCACCAGGCTCAACCGGCTTTGAAACATAGTCCTCGGCATCCATCAACGCTGCCTCGTCTCTCCTCCACCCCTTGACGAGTTGCTTTTCAGGGGGTGCATCCATGACTATAATGGGCAAATCCTTGGTCTTGGGATTCTCTCTCAACCATTGATGCAGCGAGAACGCTTCTCCACGGGGGCTCAGTGTTCCCAGAATTACCAGGTCAGGATTTAGCGTCTTGACTGCTTCCTGTGCCTCTGCTTTGCTGGAGGTGGTAACAACCTCACATGCCGCACTCGTCAGAGCGCCTTTTAAAGCTGAGGCAAAATCCGGTTCGTCATCTACGATTAGGATCTCTCTCTTCTCCACCCGCTTCTCTTCCATGAATCTC comes from the Dehalococcoidia bacterium genome and includes:
- a CDS encoding response regulator; protein product: MEEKRVEKREILIVDDEPDFASALKGALTSAACEVVTTSSKAEAQEAVKTLNPDLVILGTLSPRGEAFSLHQWLRENPKTKDLPIIVMDAPPEKQLVKGWRRDEAALMDAEDYVSKPVEPGALASRAHTILERATKRIKVLIVDDHWVVRDGIKSVLELQTDIEVIGQAENGKDALEKVGNLSPDIVIMDIVMPEMNGLEATKQIYNKYPQTRVVMLSQYDDEENILAAEQIGAYGFIPKRAASAQLVNAIRAVHYVGKRLQRPAPASD